The following coding sequences lie in one Heyndrickxia oleronia genomic window:
- a CDS encoding D-alanyl-D-alanine carboxypeptidase family protein, with the protein MKKIWLFAFVIVLSFNFLYKVHASEKPILNLASESAVLVDSTTGKVLYEKNAFKRLYPASLTKIATAIYAIENGNLNDTVTISKNVENTDGTRVYLVAGEKVTLKHLLQGLLINSGNDAGVAIAEYMNGSIPKFASQLNQYLVDKIGVSATNFVNPHGLFDENHYTTAYDLAKITNYAIKNDIFKQIFGTKELEWNGEGWQTTLFTHHLILKGEIEYKEVTGGKTGYVDQSGQTLATTAENDKIHLTVIIMNAKSKNDAYNDTKKLLDYGFNHFETSTLAKGVTFKVGEEIFEAPKDIEYTKPLNGTVSEDILDDGMLQISDRTGDTLDTLKLTPMKVKAAETKSEVTEKQTTSPSKNWGLYVVIIAFLLILTVIIKKINQKRM; encoded by the coding sequence TTGAAGAAAATTTGGTTATTTGCTTTTGTGATTGTATTGTCATTTAATTTTTTATATAAAGTACATGCTTCTGAAAAACCAATATTAAATTTAGCAAGTGAATCTGCTGTCTTAGTAGATAGTACAACTGGAAAGGTATTGTATGAAAAAAATGCATTTAAGCGTTTGTATCCAGCCAGTTTAACAAAAATTGCTACCGCTATATATGCCATTGAAAATGGAAATTTGAATGATACGGTGACAATTAGTAAAAATGTTGAAAATACCGATGGTACACGTGTTTATTTAGTAGCAGGTGAAAAAGTAACATTGAAACATTTATTACAGGGTCTCTTAATAAACTCTGGAAATGATGCTGGAGTAGCAATAGCAGAATACATGAATGGAAGTATTCCAAAATTCGCCTCTCAGTTAAATCAGTATCTAGTTGATAAGATTGGTGTTTCAGCCACGAATTTTGTTAATCCACACGGTCTTTTTGATGAAAATCATTATACGACCGCATATGATCTTGCCAAGATTACGAATTATGCAATAAAAAACGATATTTTCAAACAAATTTTCGGTACAAAGGAATTAGAGTGGAATGGTGAAGGATGGCAGACAACTTTATTCACACATCATTTAATTTTAAAAGGTGAAATTGAGTATAAAGAGGTGACAGGCGGTAAAACTGGCTATGTTGATCAATCTGGTCAAACATTAGCTACAACTGCTGAAAATGATAAAATTCATCTGACTGTCATCATTATGAATGCAAAATCCAAAAATGATGCCTATAATGATACAAAAAAACTTCTAGATTATGGTTTTAATCATTTTGAAACATCTACTTTAGCAAAAGGGGTTACATTTAAGGTGGGTGAGGAAATATTTGAAGCTCCAAAAGATATTGAATATACAAAGCCGTTAAATGGAACCGTTTCTGAAGATATTTTAGATGACGGTATGCTTCAAATCTCTGATCGTACGGGGGATACATTAGATACATTAAAGCTAACTCCCATGAAAGTAAAAGCGGCAGAAACTAAATCAGAAGTTACTGAAAAACAAACCACCTCCCCTTCGAAAAATTGGGGCCTTTATGTTGTCATAATTGCCTTTTTGCTTATCTTAACTGTAATAATCAAAAAGATTAATCAAAAAAGAATGTAG
- a CDS encoding vWA domain-containing protein, which yields MQRFIQFNDEKIDSMIVMELADLVTTLTKNLDYEVEFGVHSYLDRMSKKIYVRHFWNHRPKKIMINGLKSDVYLRAIGNYSFTNEEDIYYLLQKLSTTSLKSFAKQLFMITEDLRLEEIIKRKRPGTKSAFKDRIFVYRKYFESQLKVNLVKSIYTDALFNNIFLLLTSDSPNENIPNYNEEINLVMPYIKNTITRFYETKSTKDTVKLCLELTETLEDILDQDMLNEYFHLPDKKYDDIVHDPTFDDLKRKDPLQNNDVLDKKSEGDEEVFEEEFRTWHRETSDLSKSFLQFDLDQGSGTDLLGEGVREGEAGDQALAVVQGSVQKTNKNDYSNLEVQEHKQRSNQGIEKNYGKENRFAYPIFLSLEKPTYEEEKQYREFKSTISSYQKKLKKIIEKTLEHKKIAPRTDLHFGRLRKKLLPFFTDENPRLFYKKQEPSSEIDAVFSLLVDCSASMYDKMEQTKLGITLFHEALKSVNVAHEVIGFWEDTNDATKEKQPNYFKPVIEFSTSLRNLSGPEIMQLQPEEDNRDGYAIRLMTDRLMTRFENQKFLLVFSDGEPAAFGYEQNGIVDTHEAVLQARKKGIDVINIFLSNSEIEESQKKILHDIYGNFSILVSNIEELPNVLFPILKKLLYKSIA from the coding sequence ATGCAACGATTTATTCAATTCAATGATGAAAAAATTGATTCAATGATTGTTATGGAATTAGCAGATTTAGTTACTACTTTAACGAAAAACCTTGATTATGAAGTAGAGTTTGGTGTGCATTCTTATTTAGATCGAATGTCAAAAAAAATATATGTACGCCATTTTTGGAACCATCGTCCCAAAAAGATAATGATAAATGGACTAAAGAGTGATGTTTATTTACGAGCGATAGGCAATTATTCGTTTACAAATGAAGAGGATATTTACTACTTACTTCAAAAACTATCTACTACTTCATTAAAAAGTTTTGCAAAGCAATTATTTATGATAACTGAGGATTTGAGACTAGAAGAAATAATTAAACGGAAACGTCCAGGAACTAAATCAGCTTTTAAGGATAGAATATTTGTCTATCGAAAATATTTTGAATCACAATTAAAAGTGAATCTTGTCAAAAGTATTTATACAGATGCTTTGTTTAATAATATTTTTCTCTTATTAACTTCAGATTCGCCGAATGAAAACATACCTAATTACAATGAAGAGATTAATTTGGTGATGCCATACATTAAAAATACAATCACTAGATTCTACGAAACAAAATCAACAAAAGATACCGTAAAGCTTTGTTTAGAATTAACAGAAACATTGGAGGATATTTTAGATCAGGACATGTTAAATGAGTATTTCCATCTTCCTGATAAAAAATATGATGACATTGTTCATGACCCAACTTTTGATGACTTAAAAAGAAAGGATCCCCTTCAAAATAATGATGTATTAGATAAAAAATCAGAAGGGGATGAGGAAGTATTTGAAGAAGAGTTTCGTACATGGCACCGAGAAACAAGTGATTTAAGTAAAAGCTTCTTGCAATTTGATTTGGATCAAGGTTCAGGTACTGATTTATTAGGCGAAGGGGTAAGAGAGGGTGAGGCAGGTGATCAAGCACTTGCTGTTGTTCAAGGTTCAGTACAAAAAACAAATAAAAATGATTATTCAAATTTAGAAGTGCAAGAACATAAGCAAAGAAGCAATCAAGGGATTGAAAAAAATTATGGTAAAGAAAATCGTTTTGCTTATCCTATTTTTTTAAGTCTAGAAAAACCTACGTATGAAGAAGAGAAACAATATCGCGAGTTCAAGTCAACGATCAGTAGTTATCAAAAGAAATTAAAAAAGATTATTGAAAAGACATTGGAACATAAAAAAATAGCACCAAGAACGGATTTACATTTTGGAAGATTACGTAAGAAACTGTTGCCATTTTTCACTGACGAAAATCCGAGACTATTTTATAAGAAACAGGAACCTTCAAGTGAAATTGATGCGGTCTTCTCACTTTTAGTAGATTGTTCCGCTTCTATGTATGACAAAATGGAGCAAACGAAGCTTGGCATTACACTATTTCATGAAGCTTTAAAATCTGTAAATGTTGCACATGAGGTTATTGGATTTTGGGAAGATACGAATGATGCAACAAAGGAAAAGCAGCCAAATTATTTTAAACCTGTCATTGAATTTTCAACATCATTACGAAATCTATCCGGTCCGGAAATTATGCAACTTCAACCAGAGGAAGATAATAGGGATGGCTATGCAATCCGTCTTATGACTGATCGCTTAATGACTAGATTTGAAAATCAAAAGTTCTTATTAGTATTTTCTGATGGGGAGCCGGCAGCGTTTGGATATGAACAAAATGGGATTGTGGACACTCATGAAGCAGTTTTACAAGCAAGGAAAAAGGGAATAGATGTGATTAATATCTTTTTGTCCAATTCAGAAATTGAAGAAAGCCAAAAAAAGATTTTACATGATATATATGGGAATTTCAGTATTTTAGTGTCCAATATTGAAGAATTACCTAATGTATTATTTCCTATACTAAAAAAATTACTTTATAAAAGCATTGCATAA
- a CDS encoding ATP-binding protein, whose product MFDKMISLPDEIKDRLNKRKDYFKANDENKLIEQEGYIPSNDSILMDALVAILLGKNILLKGPTGSGKTKLAETLSLLLGQPMKSINCSVDLDAEGLLGFKTIGQENGQNIIKFVSGPVIEAMKKGYLLYIDEINMAKPETLPILNGVLDYRRTIANPFTGEVITAENHFGVIAAINEGYVGTVPLNEALKNRFIVIDVPYIQGEILKKVLHAQSQLKDEKLINRFVQLSSDLIVQAEMGKISEEAASIRALIDTCDLSIYLPPLRAIQRGIIDKLEDEREKAAIRNIAETLFE is encoded by the coding sequence ATGTTTGATAAAATGATCTCATTACCTGATGAAATAAAAGATAGATTAAATAAAAGAAAAGACTATTTTAAAGCAAATGATGAAAATAAGCTTATCGAACAAGAAGGATATATCCCTTCTAATGATTCTATTTTAATGGATGCACTCGTCGCGATTCTACTCGGAAAAAATATACTATTGAAAGGCCCAACGGGTTCTGGGAAAACAAAGCTAGCCGAAACACTCTCTTTGCTCCTTGGACAACCTATGAAAAGTATTAACTGTTCCGTAGATTTAGATGCAGAAGGTCTCTTAGGTTTTAAAACAATCGGTCAGGAAAATGGACAAAACATAATAAAGTTTGTATCTGGTCCCGTTATAGAGGCCATGAAAAAAGGATATTTACTATATATAGATGAAATTAATATGGCAAAGCCAGAAACATTGCCTATTTTGAATGGAGTACTTGATTATCGCAGAACGATTGCCAATCCGTTTACTGGTGAAGTCATTACAGCTGAGAATCATTTTGGTGTTATTGCCGCAATTAATGAAGGATATGTCGGTACAGTTCCTTTAAACGAGGCACTGAAAAATCGCTTTATCGTAATCGATGTTCCTTATATTCAAGGGGAGATTTTGAAAAAGGTATTACATGCACAAAGCCAGTTAAAAGACGAGAAATTAATTAATCGATTTGTACAGTTATCAAGTGATTTAATTGTTCAAGCCGAAATGGGGAAAATTTCTGAAGAAGCAGCCTCGATTAGAGCTCTCATAGATACTTGTGATCTTTCCATTTATTTACCTCCATTAAGGGCCATCCAAAGAGGGATCATAGATAAATTAGAGGATGAACGTGAAAAAGCAGCGATTCGTAATATTGCCGAAACATTGTTTGAATAG
- a CDS encoding glycoside hydrolase domain-containing protein: MNNKNEFLNWKFILPLFIGLLLIILVPLYYNYNKEDQKKLDNQSSQENKKQENAPKYLWGVDSASKTTKEMYKCVNENFGKPKVWGRYIGTNEEVSTGLTQQEIKLLHEKKIKILLIYNHFSNATTQKAGQQEAKKAIKYAKELRVPKDTLLFADIEPNYPVDSAFIKGWVETLNKSDYLPGIYGVFDKNQKLFSAFNKAGNDVKEKAIIWSAAPNMNITSKEKAPKYNPTGPKESKILGWQYGIDAKKCNIDTNLFKGEIEKNLW; encoded by the coding sequence TTGAATAATAAAAATGAATTTTTAAATTGGAAGTTCATTCTGCCCCTATTCATTGGACTTCTCCTAATTATTCTTGTCCCTCTATATTATAATTACAATAAAGAGGATCAGAAAAAATTAGATAATCAAAGCAGTCAAGAAAATAAAAAACAGGAAAATGCTCCAAAATACTTATGGGGAGTGGATTCTGCTAGTAAAACAACAAAGGAAATGTACAAATGTGTGAATGAGAATTTTGGAAAACCAAAAGTATGGGGTCGATATATTGGAACCAATGAAGAGGTTTCAACAGGTTTAACCCAACAAGAAATTAAACTACTTCATGAAAAAAAGATAAAAATCCTATTAATTTATAATCACTTTTCAAACGCTACAACACAAAAAGCAGGACAGCAAGAGGCAAAAAAAGCGATTAAATATGCTAAAGAGTTGCGAGTTCCGAAGGATACCTTACTATTTGCTGACATAGAACCCAACTATCCAGTTGATTCAGCCTTTATTAAGGGATGGGTTGAAACATTGAATAAATCCGATTATCTTCCTGGAATCTATGGAGTTTTTGATAAAAATCAAAAATTATTTAGCGCATTTAATAAAGCAGGAAACGATGTGAAAGAAAAAGCAATCATTTGGTCTGCAGCACCAAATATGAACATTACCTCGAAAGAAAAGGCTCCTAAATATAACCCTACCGGCCCTAAAGAATCAAAAATACTTGGATGGCAATATGGGATCGATGCGAAAAAATGTAATATTGACACTAATTTATTCAAAGGGGAAATTGAAAAAAATTTATGGTAA
- the narI gene encoding respiratory nitrate reductase subunit gamma, which translates to MIHQFLWVIYPYLVLIVFIGGVIFRYQHDQFGWTTKSSEMLEKKKLAYGSSFFHWGLVFVFGGHVMGILIPEPVYTGLGISEHLYHNIAIGFGVPAGIISLIGLVILFYRRISVKRIRYTSSVSDILALVFLLIVMLTGLSATIFNITPEGFDYRKTISPWFRGLFYFQPNPLLMETVPLWFKMHIISAFSLFAVFPFTRLVHALSMPLKYLRRSYVIYRKRGRKMDEHL; encoded by the coding sequence ATGATTCATCAGTTTTTATGGGTTATCTATCCGTATCTTGTACTTATCGTATTTATAGGTGGTGTGATTTTTCGTTATCAGCATGATCAATTTGGTTGGACAACGAAATCTAGCGAAATGCTAGAGAAAAAGAAGCTTGCGTACGGAAGTAGCTTTTTTCACTGGGGGTTAGTTTTTGTTTTTGGTGGCCATGTGATGGGCATTCTTATTCCGGAACCAGTATATACAGGACTTGGCATTAGTGAGCACCTGTACCATAACATTGCTATTGGTTTTGGAGTTCCTGCTGGAATTATATCTTTAATTGGGCTCGTGATTCTGTTTTATCGAAGGATTTCCGTCAAAAGGATTCGATATACTAGCTCAGTCAGTGACATTTTAGCATTAGTTTTTTTGTTAATCGTTATGTTAACAGGACTTTCAGCAACAATATTTAATATTACACCAGAGGGCTTTGATTATCGTAAAACAATCAGTCCCTGGTTTAGAGGTCTTTTTTACTTCCAACCTAATCCATTACTAATGGAAACTGTCCCACTATGGTTTAAAATGCATATTATTTCCGCATTTTCATTGTTTGCTGTATTTCCATTTACGCGTCTAGTACATGCACTCAGTATGCCATTGAAATACCTACGCCGAAGTTATGTCATTTACAGAAAACGCGGTAGGAAAATGGATGAACATTTATAA
- the yidC gene encoding membrane protein insertase YidC, which produces MKRSLQYTILLIGSVFLLSACGNTAPGTKKSGFFNDYFVEPFSKVIHFTADLFGGNYGVAIILITILIRLILMPFMMKTFKKQQIMKVKMEKLKPEMTAIQTKMKQAKTKEEQMKYQQEMMGLYKKHDVNPLNMGCLPLIIQMPILMAFYYAIRGSKEIATHSFLWFDLGHVDIPMAIIAGIIYYFQSKVSLIGMSEDQQKQMKIFGLISPIMILIISFSAPAALPLYWAVGGAFLIGQTYLSKRFYQTHPVEQEQKQPKKGK; this is translated from the coding sequence ATGAAACGTTCTTTACAATACACCATATTATTAATAGGTTCGGTATTTCTACTCTCTGCTTGTGGAAATACAGCTCCGGGTACGAAGAAATCTGGTTTTTTTAATGACTATTTTGTTGAGCCTTTTTCAAAGGTCATACATTTTACTGCTGATCTATTCGGTGGTAACTATGGAGTTGCGATTATTCTTATTACGATTCTAATTCGTTTAATCCTCATGCCTTTTATGATGAAAACGTTTAAAAAACAACAAATCATGAAGGTTAAAATGGAAAAATTAAAACCTGAAATGACAGCAATTCAAACAAAAATGAAACAAGCAAAAACAAAAGAAGAACAAATGAAATATCAACAAGAAATGATGGGGCTTTACAAAAAACATGATGTAAATCCTTTAAATATGGGATGCTTACCTTTAATTATTCAAATGCCTATCTTAATGGCCTTCTATTATGCGATTAGAGGTTCAAAAGAAATCGCTACACATTCATTCCTTTGGTTTGATTTAGGTCATGTAGACATTCCAATGGCGATTATTGCTGGGATCATTTATTATTTCCAGTCAAAAGTTTCACTAATTGGTATGAGTGAAGATCAACAAAAGCAAATGAAAATATTTGGTCTGATTTCACCTATTATGATTTTAATCATTTCTTTCAGTGCTCCTGCAGCACTTCCACTTTACTGGGCTGTTGGTGGTGCATTCTTAATTGGACAAACGTATTTGTCTAAACGCTTTTATCAAACACACCCAGTAGAACAAGAACAAAAACAACCTAAAAAGGGAAAATAA